DNA sequence from the Vallitalea longa genome:
CTAATCTATTAATTAATATATCTACTGTTATTATACTAGACGCTCTATAACCTAGCAATAAAAATTCTCAGCTTTTGAAAAATATGTAATTATTCTTAAATAAATATACCAATTCTTCAAATATATGTTAGAATAAAAATATTAGGTTGTTTAATAAATACTTTTTTCAACTTAATACATAATATATTCAACCTATACTTATGGCTTAAACTTTTAACCTTTAATATATACGGATTATATACAATCAAATAAATGATGAATACTCTTATATTGAGCTACTTGAATATTAAAGGAAAAGAGTTGAGTAATATAATTAATTATTGAGGAGGCAACGCAAAATGAATATGAAATGGAATCTTGACAAACTCTATACATCTTTTGAATGCGAAGAAATCAAAAAAGATTTTCAACTTGTAGAAAAACTTATAGAAGATACAACAAATTTTGTAAACGTTAATACTGCAACAACTGATAATGCCAAAAACAAACTAGAAAAATATTATGAATCAAAGAATAACTTAGAAAATGTTATTAGTAGACTATATGACTATGCATATCTAACTTATAGCGTAGATACAAAAAATAATGCAGCTATAAAACAAATGGAAAAAGTTGAAAGCTATATTCCTAAACTCACTATTTTAGATGTAAAAATACAAAAATGGCTAAATAAGCTTGATGGTCTAGATGAAATTATTGCATCTTCTGATTACTTGAAAGAACATGAGTACATAATCAAAAGCAATAAAAAATTAGCACAATATCTATTAAGTGACGAAGAAGAACAGTTAATCGCAGAAATGCAGAATACTGGTTCTAATGCTTGGTCTAAATTACAAGAGACAGTAACATCTTCACTATTAGTTGATTACGAAGATGAAAAGTTACCTTTGACAGTAATTAGAAATTATGCTTATGATTCATCCGCTGAAAAAAGAAAAAAAGCTTATGAAGCAGAATTAGAAGCATATAAAAAAATTGACCAATCTTCAGCAGCATGCTTAAATGCTATTAAGGGAGAAGTAATTACTTTAGCTAAAAAAAGAGGTTATTCTTCACCTCTTGATATGACTCTTGTTGGTTCAAGAATGGATAAAGAAACTCTTGATGCTATGATAACTGCTATAAAAGAATATCTGCCTTCTTTCCATATGTATCTTAAAAAGAAAGCCAAAATGCTTGGACATGAAAAAGGACTTCCTTTCTATGACTTGTTTGCTCCAGTAGGGGAAGTTGATATGCAATATACTTTTGAAGAAGCTAAAGATTTTGTTGTTTCTAATTTTACTTCTTTCAGTAACAAACTTGGTAACTTTGCAAATAATGCTTTTGAAAATAGATGGATTGATGCAGAACCTAGAGAAGGTAAAATAGGTGGTGCTTATTGTAGTAATCTTCACTGTATAAAAGAAAGTAGAATCATGGCTAATTTCTCAGGAAGTCTTAATGATGTTACTACATTAGCACATGAATTAGGACATGGATACCATGGAGACTGCCTCAAAGATGAATCCAGCCTCAATAGTGATTATCCTATGCCAATAGCAGAAACTGCTTCAATTTTCTGTGAAACCATAGTAATGAATGCAGCTCTTAAGAATGCTACTGATGAAGAAGCACTTGTTATATTAGAAAATGATCTTATGGGTTCTAACCAAACTATAGTAGACATATATAGCCGTTACTTATTTGAAACTGCTTTATTTGAAAATAGAAAAACTTCTTCATTATCAGTGGATGAATTGAAAGAAATAATGTTAGATGCACAAAAAGAAGCATATGGTGATGGTCTAGACCATAATGTGTTACACCCTTATATGTGGACATGCAAACCTCATTACTATTTTTCAGATGCTAACTTCTATAATTTCCCATATGCCTTTGGCTTATTATTTGCAAAAGGATTATATGCTAAATACCTAGAAATGGGTAGTGATTTCATACCTAAATATGATGAATTGCTTAATGCGACAGGTAAGAATAATGTCAAAGATGTATTAGCAATAATGGATATTGATTCACATGATGTTGATTTCTGGAGAAGTTCACTTGAAATAGTAAAAAAAGATATAGATAAATTTTTAGCTTTATAACAAAATCTATCTATAGAAACATAAACTGCAATCAATAAATATTAAAAACAAAATTATAAGTATCATTTTTCTATAAATTAAGTTAAAACAAATATTAACTATTATAATGAGAATTCTGTCATAAATGTATAACAAAATGTCTAATTTTTACATTTTAATTATATAGATAGAATTCTCTTATTATTTTCTTAAAATTTTATAAATAAGCCTTTAACATATTGTAAATATATGGTAATATATTATTATAATGTTAAACGGGGTGATCTTGTGTCTAATCTAAATCATACTATAACAGAAAAATTTCAATGTACAGTTAAAGAAAACGATTATTTCAATAAAAACATACTTGATCAATTAGCTAAATTACAAGAAGTTGCTGCAAAACTTAATAAAAATATTATCAGAGCTTGCACTTATTGTGGTTGTATTGAAATTAATGCAAATAATAAGCTCTATTCTTATAATGATGATATTAATCTAGATATGATTAAAATTCTTGATCCTCATCATATTACAGGTACACTCTGTGAAGACTGTAGAGATAGAATTGAAAATGATATCGGAAGTTGTCTTTATCACTTGGCTTGTATCAGCAACTCCTTTGATCTTAATCTAAACGGTATCCTATTACAAGAAATGAACAAAGTAAATCTGCTTGGAAAATTCAACATTGAATGAAATGATAAAATAATTTTGGAGATAATATAGGAGAATATCCATCAGCCACTAGCAATCTATATATTGGTTGAATTTTGTGTTAGTAGCTTATTGCTACATATTCCCCTATACTATCTCCATGTTAATATTTTTCTATTATTTCAATTTAGATTTGCTTAACTAATGTACATGTATTTCACCTTTATAGCCTTACAAAAAATGGTATATATTGTTCTCTTAGATAAACATTTTCAACTAGAATATATTATTTAAAGCTTCAGCTACATTATTTACACCGATTATTTCTATTCCATCTATTTTAATACCTTTTACATTAGTTTTTGATATAATACATTTTTTGAAACCCAATTTCTTAGATTCTAATATTCTTTTCTCTGCCATTGTAATTCCTCTAACTTCTCCTGTAAGTCCAACTTCTCCCATAATTACAGTTTTAGAATCTACGGGAATATTCTTGAAACTAGATGCAATAGCACATACAATACCCAAATCAAGACTTGGTTCTGTAATCTTTAATCCTCCAGCTATATTAACATAACTGTCATAACTAGCTAACTGCATACCTATCTTTTTTTCCAAAACCGCCATAAGTAGTACAACTCTATTATAATCTGTCCCTGTTGCAGTTCTTCTAGGCATACCAAAATTGGTAGGACTAGTCAAAGCTTGGACTTCTACCAACATAGGTCTAGTTCCTTCCATACAGCAAGTCACAATTGAACCAGGAGAGTTGATTGGTCTACCAGTCAACATATATTCGGAAGGATTTGGTACTTCCTCCAATCCTTTGTCTCTCATTTCAAAAACACCAATTTCATTAGTAGAACCGAATCTGTTTTTAACTGCTCTAAGTATTCTATATGAAGCACTCCTAACCCCTTCGAAATATAATACAGTATCAACCATATGTTCTAATACTCTAGGTCCAGCGATGGCACCTTCTTTAGTGACATGTCCAACAATAAATGTAGATATACCTAACCCTTTTGCAACTTTCATTAGAGCCGCAGTTACTTCTCTTACCTGACTGACACTACCTGCCGCTGAAGTTATATCATCACTGTAGATAGTTTGGATAGAATCAACTATTACAACACTTGGTTTTGTTTCTTTTATGACTTTCAAACAATAAGTCAGATTAGTTTCAGTGTATAGAGTTAATTTGTCCCCATTAACTCCCAGTCTATCACCTCTCATTTTAATTTGCTGCAAAGATTCTTCACCTGATATGTATAATACATCAATATCTTGGTCACATAGATACTGACACATCTGTAATAGCAATGTGGATTTACCGATTCCAGGATCTCCTCCTACCAATGTTAGAGAACCTTTTACTATACCTCCACCAAGAACACGGTCCAATTCACCTATATTGGTTGTTAGTCTTTCTTCCTCATTCATTTCTATACACGAAAGTTTTTTAGGTTTGCTTTTTATATTTATATCGTTATTAGTATGTACATTCTTTGTTTTTATTTTGATTTCTTCAACAAATGTATTCCATTGTTTACATGCTGGACATTGTCCCATCCACTTTGCTGATTCATTACCACATTCTTGACATACAAATACACTTTTCTGCTTGGCCATAACATCCTCCCTTATTTTTGTTATCTAAAATAAATATCTACAAAATAGAAATAGGGGCATTATAACCCCTTAAGTCTATCAAAATCTAATCTGAAATTATTATACTGCTATAATTATATCTTTAATAACAAAATAATAATTGAAACCAAACCCATACAAAAATTGACTAAACATAGAAATGTAACTACTTGCCTCTGATTTAATCCTGCTGACAAAAGTCTGTAATGAACTTGACTTCTATCTGCCTTATACACAGCTTTTCCTTCTAAAAAGCGTTTTATTACTACAAAGATGTTATCAAATATTGGTACACCCAAAGCAAGAATTGGTATCAGTAATGACAAAACAGTCGCTTGCTTAAAAGCCCCATCTAACGCAATAACTCCTAATATATATCCTATGAAAGTCGCACCTGCATCACCCATATATATTTGAGCAGGTTGCTTATTATATTTCAAATATCCTATTAGTACACCAGTTAATATAATGGCCATCATGGCTGAATTCACCTGACCTTTAGCTAATGCAACAATAAATAATGTTATAGCGGATATAGCTGAAATACCACCAGCTAAACCGTCCAATCCATCAATAAAGTTAATAACTGTTGTGACACCAAAAATCCATGTGACAGTTAATAGAAATTGTAGTATCACAGGTAGTAAAACATATTCATGAGTTATTGGATTAGTAAAACCATAAAAAATCATACCAGATTGATAGGCAACAATCGCTGCACCCACTTGCACGATAGATTTAGGTAATGCTGGAAATTCTTTTTTCTTAGTTTTAAACCAATCATCAATAATACCAATGGATAAAATCATTAACGAACCAATAAGTAACGCTATAGATTTGCTATTTATTCCTTCAGAAAAAGACAAATAAGTGACCATAAAGCCTAAGAAGATTCCGACTCCAGCTAAGCCAGGAACAGGTTTTTTATGGATTTTCCTAGATGTTGGTTTATCTACAAAATCAATTTTTATTGCGAATTTCTTTAGTTGTGGAATTAACAGATACACGATTAAAAAAGCTATTAAAAAAGCTATTATGTAATTCATAGTTATCCTCCTCATTTGTACAACAAAATAATAGCATAAAAGAATTATATTTACAAGATTATACCATTCTTTTGATGCATAAAAAAGGACAGCTATTTAAGCTGTCCCATGTATTATGCTTTTTTTATCATTACGTTTTGCATCCCACAACTTGAAAAATCAACACTAAAACTTACTTTTCCAGCTAAATTAGCTTTCATCTTGCCTACTTGTACTTGATTTATATATATCCTATATTCTTGGTCTGCTTCTAATTCTAACGTAATCTGTGCATCTTCTATTCCTTCAACTTGAAAATCAATTATTTTATCGCTAATTGAAAAATTATGGACTGTTGTTCCTGGTACAGACTCGAAAAGCAGTCTCCCATTTTTTTCTAATCTTGTTATTTCATTATAAGTTTTAACTTTATATATATGTCCATCAACTTCAAAATTAATTACCTTTTTCTTTTCATCCATTAGATGATTACCAAAACTTAAAGTATTATCATCTTCTACCCTGATTAATTCTTGAATACCAGCCATCTTTACCCTCCTATATTGTCGTAAAAAGTTGAATAACTACATTATATATTATTTTATATTTAATTACCAGTAGAAAATTAATTTGTTACCTATAAATTACTGATTTGACATATATTCCTATCAAAATCATCTATTAATATTTTATCTATTATAACATAATACCTATGAAAATAATATGGTAATTATTTTAAACAGTAAAAATCAATTCATCTTCTGATACATCTACAATAACTTTGTCCCCATATTTGATTTTCTTATCTAGTAATTCTTCAGCTAGTTTGTCTTCTACCTTTGATTGAATAGCCCTTCTTAGTGGTCTAGCACCATAGGCTTCATCAAAACCTTCTTTTGCCAGATAGTCTTTTGCTTCATCAGTTACTTCAAGCTCAATACCAACATTTTTCTTAAGCCTTATTGCAACTTGACTTATCATGATTCCAACAATTTCACGTATGTTTTCTTTAGTCAATGAATGGAATACTATAAGTTCATCAATTCTGTTAAGGAATTCTGGTCTGAATAATCTCTTGACTTCATCCATTACATTTTTTCTCATATCCTCATAGTTTTTCTTTTCATCTACTTCAGAAACAAAACCTAATTTTATTGGTGAAACAATATTTCTTGCACCAACATTAGAAGTCATTATTATTACGGTATTTTTAAAATTGACTTTTCTTCCCTGAGAATCTGTTATATGTCCATCATCAAGAACCTGTAATAATATATTAAAGACTTCTGGATGAGCTTTCTCTACTTCATCAAATAGAATTACTGAATATGGTTTTCTTCTTATTTTCTCACTTACTTGACCACCTTCATCATAACCAACATATCCTGGAGGTGACCCTATCAATTTGGAAACACTGTGTTTTTCCATATACTCAGACATATCAACTCTTATAAGTGCACTTTCATCTCCAAACAATGCTTCGGCTAAAGCTTTAGTGAGTTCAGTTTTCCCAACACCTGTTGGACCTAAGAATAAGAATGAACCTATAGGTCTTTTAGGATCTTTTAGCCCTACTCTTCCTCTTCTTATAGCTTTTGAAATCGCTGTAACTGCTTCATCTTGTCCAACAACTCTCTTATGAAGATATTCTTCAAGATGCTTAAGCTTTTCACCTTCTTCTTCAGTAAGCTTTTTAACTGGTATTCCTGTCCAACTTGATACTATATCAGCTATTTCTTCCTCTTTAACTGTTTGATTGGACATAGAATTCTTGGATTGCCATTCAAGTTTTGAAGCTTCTAATTTTTCTTTAATCTCATTTTGCTTTCTCTTGATAACTCCGGCCTTCTCGTATTCTTCAGTTTTTATAGCTATCTCTTTATCTTTTTCCAGTTCTTCTAATTCTCTTTCGAGTTCTTTAATATCAGGTGGTGCTGTAAAAGTGCTAAGTCTTACTTTGGAGGAAGCTTCATCTATTAAATCTATCGCCTTATCTGGTAGATAACGGTCAGTTATATATCTATTTGATAATTTTACCGCAGCAATTACAGCTTCATCTTTTATAGTGACTTTATGATGGGCTTCATACATACCTTTTAATCCTCTGAGTATTTCTATTGATTCATCTTCTGAAGGTTCTTCTACCTTAACAGGTTGGAATCTTCTTTCCAGCGCTGAATCTTTTTCTATATGTTTTCTGTACTCATCTAATGTAGTAGCCCCTATAAGTTGAATTTCTCCTCTTGCTAGAGAAGGCTTCAATATATTTGAAGCATCAATAGCTCCTTCTGCAGCTCCTGCTCCCACTATCGTATGAATTTCATCAATAAATAATAAAACATTTCCTGCTTCTTTTATTTCTTTTAATGCCTTCTTGATTCGATCTTCAAATTCTCCTCTATATTTTGAACCTGCAACCATTGATGATAAATCAAGAGCTACCACTCTTTTATCTTTTAATGTCTCTGGAATATTACCATCACAGATTCTTTGAGCTAATCCTTCTGCAATAGCGGTCTTACCTACACCAGGTTCTCCTATAAGGCATGGATTATTTTTAGTCCTTCTACTAAGTATCTGTATGACTCTTTCAATTTCTCTATCCCTACCTATTATAGGGTCAAATTCTCCCGCTCTTGACATATTAGTTAAATCTCTACTGAATTGGTCTAATACGGGAGTATTTGTTTTTTTATTAAGAACTTTTACGTCAGTTTCTTTATTAAGAGGTGATTCTCCAAGATTTTTTAAAATAAGTTGATATAATTTTTGGACAGTTACACCTGAACTGCTTATTAATTTTACAGCAATACAATCTGTTTCTTTTAATAAAGCAAGTAATATATGTTCAGTACCTATCATCGTTGTCTTCATACTAACCGCTTCACGTAAACTTGATTCAAGCACTCTTTTTGCTCTCGGTGTAAAATCTTCTACATTTGAAACCGTAACATTGCCTATTATACCTATCTTTTTAATCTTTTCTAATATAACCTCTTCCGTTATACCTTGGCTATTTAATATCTTACCAGCAACTCCTCTGCCTTCTTTTATTAGACCCAAGAGGATGTGCTCTGTTCCAACATAACCAATACCTAATTCCTTAGCTATTTGTCTAGATAAATTAATAGCTTCTTGAGCACGTCCAGTAAATCTACCCATCATAAGTTAACTCAAATCCTTTCTTATATAATAATTTATATTATCTTTGGCAAGTTGTTTCTTATATAAGTTGCTCTTTCTATGTCTCTTTCTTCCAATCTCAACTCTTTATTTATATTTTTTTGAAGATTAGCAGGCTGTATACAAGTCATCAATCCATATATATTAATAGGATTGTTAACATCTGACTTAAATATTCCCAATTCATATCCAAGTTTTATATCAGATAATAGACTCATAGCTTCCTTAGATGTGATAATTCTAGCATTAGCTAAAACACCATAGGAACGGAATACAGCATCTTCAAATTGCAACCTTTTCGCACTTAACAATTTTATTCTCAAAGCTCTCTCTTGTTCTACAATTTGCTTTGTTAAGCTAGTTAGATTATCTATAATCTCATTTTCTGAATGACCAAGTGTAATCTGATTAGATATCTGAAATACACTTCCTCTCGCTTTGGATCCTTCACCATAGATACCTCTAACCGTTATACCAAATTTTCCGATAGCATCTAAAATAAATTGTAGTTTTCCTGTTGTTTCAAGTGCTGGAACATGTATCATATATGAAGCCCTAAGCCCTGTTCCAACATTGGTAGGACAAGAAGTCAAATAGCCTATTTTCTCATCATATGCATAAGTTATTTTTTTTTCTAATAAATCATCTATTTTATAAGCATTGTCTAGTGCCTCTTGTAAATTTAATCCATTAGTTATAGATTGAATACGAAGGTGGTCCTCTTCATTAATCATAATGCTTATACTTTCATCTTCTGATAGAATCAATCCAGTAGGAATTGATGACCGTACGAAATTAGGACTGATAACATGACGTTCAACCATAGCTATTTTTTCTATTGGGGATAATTCATCCATATTGATGGAACGAAAGTAACTGTTATCTTCATGTATGTTTATAACTGCATCTTTTACATCTCCTATAATCATAACAGCATCTTCATCTGATATTTTACTAGGGAAATTATATTTTTCAATATTCCTGGCTAATCTAACTCTACTAGATATAACTACATCATCACTAACAGAATTTTTTTCAAACCATTTTAACATATGCCGCCCTCCTTCTTTAATGCTCTTATAGCATCTCGAAACTTAGCAGCATCTTCATATTCTTCTTTAATTACAGCTTCTTTCAGTTGGTTTTCTAAAGATTGTATTTGTCTTCTAACAATTATTTTCCCACCCGTTCTCTTTGGTATTTTACCTACATGGACATTACTTCCATGAACTCTTTTGATAACGGGGCTAAGAAGATTAGCAAAAGTTTTATAACATTCACTGCATCCGAATTTACCTTTTTTCTTGAATTCTTCATATGTCATACCACATTTATTACAACTAATAACATCTTTTTTATCATATTTGCTAATAATGTTTTTATTAATATCCAAAAGACTGCTAAGGAAACTTTCAAAGGAAATATCATTTTGTGGATACAGTCCTTTTACTTCCATAGCACATTTACTGCATAAATGAATTTCTTGTTTTTTTCCATCAACAGTTTTATTTAAGTATACAGTCGCAGGTTCTTTATGGCATCTTTCACATAACATGATTAATTCCCTCTTTATTAAAATAATATTTTTCTAAATGTATAGAACAGAACTTGTCTAAGTACTATAAATAAAAAAGTGACCAAGATTATTCACTTTTTTATTATAACCTATAATTACTAAGGTTCAACTATATATTAATCCATACAAACATTTTACTACATAAATACATATTTTACCAACATTACATACATATAATATTATATCATATTAATAGAGAAATTGGACAATTTTTTAAATCATTATTTTTATTTGTTTTTACTTATTAGATTTTCAAGATCTTGTTCTGTAACTGCATTTACATAGCCAATAATTTCTCCTTGTTTACTAATTACATATGTGGTTGGATATCCATTGATATAATAATTATCTGTTGCAGTACCATCAGAATCAAAGACTACAGGAAATGTTACATTCAAATTATTTAACCAATTCAATACTTCACTAACTGGCTTTTCATTGGCATCGTGCTGTACGTTAACTCCTATTATTGCTACTTCATCTTTATATTTATTATATATCCTTTGAAAAGCAGGCATTTCTTCTCTACAATAAGTACACCATGTTGTAAAGAAATTTACCAATATCAATTTTCCTTTATAATCAGATAATGTATAATTACTACCTTTTCCATTACTTAATGTAAAATCAGGTGCAGAAAAAGTTTGTGTCACTTCATTATCCGTTCCAGTTTCTTTGTCACCTTCTGGTACTTCTTCTGTTTTATTCTTATTGCTCTCATCTGTGGTTGGTTGCTGTGGTTCCTGTTTATCTTCTACTTTTTCTTCTACTGTATCTTTCTCTTCTACTTGTTCCTCTTTGGCCTTTTCTTCATTAGTCTTATCCCCATCAGTTTCATCCTCTGTAGTTTCATCTTCATCTAAGATATCCTTATCATCTTCACCATTCAATTCTATATCAGTATCATTACCACCATTTATTTCATTTTCACTATCATCTTTATCTTTTTTACATCCAGTCATCAAGATAAGAACTAATACCAACATTATTATCATATTTATTTTTTTCTTGGTCTTCATTAATAATCACCTCTATTTATAGTTAATTTTGTTTTCTTTAAAATTCTTAACTTTATTTCATTACTTATACATTTATTTTGATACCACCAACAGTGATAACGTATTGGTGTACAACATGATACCCATAATAATCATTAATAATCCTGCAACAAATTTAATCTTATCAAAATACTTATAGATTCTTTTATAATTGTTAATGAATCTACTTAGTAATAATGCTGATATTAAAAATGGTATCGCAAAACCGATTGAATAAACCAACATCATAAATCCTGCTCTCATATAATCTTTCTCAAAACTAGCTAAAAAAAGTATAGTTCCAATAATTGGTCCATTACAAGGTGTCCACCCAAAACTAAATGTTATTCCAAGTAGTAATGACTTTAGAAAATTAGGACTATAGTTTTTGTAATGATATTTCTTTTCTTTATTGAATAGCTTTATCTTGAATACTCCAAGAAAATAAAGTCCAAAAATGATTACTAATATTCCTCCTACTTTCCTTATAGAATCTTGATATCTTACTAGAGTATCATTAATAACTTTTGCTCCAAATCCTAGAGTTATATTAAGTATAGAAAGCCCAAGTACAAATGCAATAGCATTAATAATCATTATCTTTCTTATGTCTTTATTATTTTCTAGATTCGTAATTGTAGTCCCTGCAAGATAACTAAAATACAAAGGTAGTAAGGGTAATACACAAGGAGTAAAAAAGGATAAAAAGCCATTAAATATCGCTACCCAAAAAGTCAATTCATTTCCCATATATGTTTTACTGCCTCCTAAATCTAAATATTTCATACTGATTTTCAAGTTGCAAGTTCTTCATTTATATATTACTATATTACAATTAACAAATCCATAACATTCTTAAAAGTTAACATAATAGTAAAAAACTTAACAAAATGTCCACAACTATAAGCATTAAAGAAAAATAAGTTAATTTATATAAAAAATGCTCCCCCTTGACTCATTAATTAAGGCAATATTGGTCCATCTTCAGTGTCTTGTTCTACATTTGAAATCATCCTTTTGAACATATCACCATCTACTGCTCCCGACCTAGCCATCATACCAATTTCATGTGATGTTAGATTACCCATATAAGGACGTTCATTCTTAACATTTGGATATGGTTTATCTTCTGTAATTTCTTGTGATACACCATTATCATTATCATAATTAGCATTTTCAATTTTTTCACTAATTCCTGATTCTTTCTTAATTTTATTAGTATTACTTTTATTATCATTGGATCCTACTTGTTTCATGTTGATTATCCTTTCGTTGAATAATATTTTTTTCTAAAAAAATAGAGATAGCTGTAACTATCTCTATTTAGTGTATGTTATTATTATATTATTATACAAATTGAATTTAAGAATTCGCAGTTCTTTTTAACTGCTTAATTGCAGAATCTACTGTTGGTATGAATAATAGAATAACTGTCAAAAACACTTCAACTGCTATATAAGATATGTTATATGCAATGGAATATAACACAGGATCCATATTTACTCCTTCAGCATAACTAGTAAAGAATATGACCCCTGTCAAAAAGTGGCATATGAATCTTCCAAAAGTCCCTATGAATAGACCTTTTAATAATCCGTTTTGTGATTTTTTAAAGATTCCAGACAAACCAAGAGCACCAAATGCAATAGGATAATCCAATAACAATTGAGCCGGATGAACTACCCAAGGGTCGATTATCAACTGTAACAATCCATACGTAATACCACATATTACACCTTGAGTTGTGCCAAACCAGTATCCGATAAGTACAATAAACAGCATACTGAATGGTGTTATCGAACCACCTTGTGGAAGTTTAATAATCTTTAACTGAGATAATACAACAGCTATAGCTATTGCAATTGCTGAATATACTAATTCTTTAGTCTTCATGGTTTTTGACTTACTTCCAATAGATACTACTAACAGCAATAACAATAATGCTACTACGACAATAATAATTTGTCCTAGTGTTGAAGTAATTATTTTTTGCAATTCACCAGTAGAAATTGCATTCTGAAATTCTTGAAACATAATAAAAATCCTCCTTATATTTAGGAAGATCATTGACTGAAAGTAAACATATTAAATCGATCTAACGCTTCCCTACGACGGCATTACCCGCATCAGGTAAAAAGGGTCAGTAACAATATACTTTCTCAGCCAACTGGCTCCCCTAGCTAATTTTATATCACACATAATTTACTATTTTTTTACACATTTGTCAAGTCTTATATTTTTATAATTCCTTAGCTGGACTTTCAACCATTTCTTTTTCTACACTGGCTATCATTCTTTTGACCATTTCTCCACCTAATTTCCCTGCTCCTGCCATAGAACCTATCTGTGTAGATGTTAAATCAGCCATATATGAATCATCACTATATATATGTTTCCTGCTTTGTTCCTTATTTTCCGTTATGTTAATGTCTTTCACTATAATCCCATCCTTTTTGATTTTTATATCAGTATGATTATAGTTTTAATAATTAATAATATATTTATTCATTATAATTATTTAATTTAAGGATATGAATATATCTATAGTCTGGTTATTCATATCTTCTGAATCATTATGATACAATTCAAAATCAGTATCATATTTTCTATTCAAATCCAT
Encoded proteins:
- the thiT gene encoding energy-coupled thiamine transporter ThiT, producing the protein MFQEFQNAISTGELQKIITSTLGQIIIVVVALLLLLLVVSIGSKSKTMKTKELVYSAIAIAIAVVLSQLKIIKLPQGGSITPFSMLFIVLIGYWFGTTQGVICGITYGLLQLIIDPWVVHPAQLLLDYPIAFGALGLSGIFKKSQNGLLKGLFIGTFGRFICHFLTGVIFFTSYAEGVNMDPVLYSIAYNISYIAVEVFLTVILLFIPTVDSAIKQLKRTANS
- a CDS encoding small, acid-soluble spore protein, alpha/beta type — translated: MKDINITENKEQSRKHIYSDDSYMADLTSTQIGSMAGAGKLGGEMVKRMIASVEKEMVESPAKEL